From Marinobacter alexandrii, one genomic window encodes:
- a CDS encoding alkane 1-monooxygenase, translated as MKKLNSLKYMNVLILPILAWVSFNTHGWLTYLPLVESFVLIPVLELAYKPDSTNLTKEKESRRKEDSIYDWQLYIMVPIQFALLIVFLFSMSEPGLTLVDQIGRITAMGLMCGVIGINVAHELGHRNTWYEQLMSKGLLLTSLYMHFFIEHNRGHHKNVSTKEDPSSARYGEILYTFWIRSVIFAYLSAWKLEAQRLAKKGKSTFSFQNEMLQFQIIQIVFTVGVGLLFGWVVMGYFILSAVMGFLLLETVNYIEHYGLERNKKGEVYERVMPHHSWNSDHRLGRIILFELSRHSDHHYIASRKYQILRHIDESPQMPTGYPGMMILAIIPPLWFSIMNPKIDKMKQVDLAEAA; from the coding sequence ATGAAAAAATTAAATTCACTTAAATACATGAATGTATTGATTCTCCCCATATTGGCGTGGGTAAGTTTCAATACACATGGTTGGCTAACTTACCTTCCCCTGGTAGAATCATTTGTTCTCATTCCAGTCCTTGAACTTGCATACAAACCCGATTCTACCAACTTAACTAAGGAAAAAGAATCTAGAAGAAAAGAAGATTCTATCTATGATTGGCAACTCTATATCATGGTTCCTATTCAGTTTGCATTGCTTATAGTGTTCTTGTTCTCAATGTCTGAGCCTGGGCTTACATTGGTAGATCAAATAGGAAGAATTACCGCAATGGGATTAATGTGCGGGGTAATTGGAATCAATGTAGCACATGAATTAGGTCATAGAAATACTTGGTACGAACAGTTAATGTCAAAGGGACTACTACTTACATCGCTCTATATGCATTTCTTTATTGAACACAATAGAGGGCATCACAAAAATGTGAGTACCAAAGAAGATCCATCATCGGCACGGTATGGGGAGATATTATATACTTTTTGGATTAGATCTGTAATTTTTGCTTACCTATCAGCATGGAAGCTTGAAGCACAACGATTGGCTAAAAAGGGAAAATCAACTTTTTCGTTTCAAAATGAAATGTTGCAATTCCAGATTATTCAAATAGTATTTACAGTCGGTGTTGGACTTCTATTTGGATGGGTGGTAATGGGATATTTTATCTTATCTGCTGTGATGGGATTCCTTCTTCTTGAAACGGTGAATTATATAGAGCACTACGGTTTAGAAAGAAACAAGAAAGGGGAGGTGTATGAGCGAGTAATGCCCCACCATTCATGGAATTCAGATCATAGGCTGGGTAGGATAATTCTATTCGAGCTTTCGAGGCATTCGGACCATCATTACATCGCGAGTAGAAAATACCAAATCTTAAGGCACATTGACGAAAGTCCACAAATGCCAACTGGTTACCCTGGTATGATGATATTAGCTATTATTCCTCCATTATGGTTTTCCATAATGAATCCAAAAATTGACAAGATGAAGCAGGTTGATCTAGCTGAAGCTGCTTAG
- a CDS encoding outer membrane beta-barrel protein, whose protein sequence is MRYVWLICTVLIVQTSVAQKTYVGVKAGGHASSVFIEHTIFNLNTRTTFLSGASGGVFVKYLPKVGNSFLNSGIQLGVNYVQKGWKQTFLSNEPTYSARMNYLEIPLEGFGYFGGKNKFFVSAGFYMEFLMSVSLDAEPNGDNIPASDFYTYDESRDNEIGYGARLGGGVFRDLSIGTFQLEGFFSYTFSNFIDAGDLTTETPDISNHWVVGATVGYMINLGKKD, encoded by the coding sequence ATGAGATATGTATGGTTGATCTGCACCGTTTTAATCGTGCAAACGAGTGTAGCACAAAAAACATATGTGGGAGTGAAGGCAGGAGGGCATGCATCATCTGTTTTCATTGAACATACCATTTTCAATTTGAATACAAGAACCACGTTCTTGTCTGGAGCAAGTGGTGGAGTATTTGTGAAATATCTACCTAAGGTAGGAAACTCATTTTTGAATTCAGGCATTCAATTGGGCGTTAATTATGTTCAGAAAGGATGGAAGCAAACATTTTTATCCAATGAGCCAACCTATTCTGCTCGAATGAATTACTTAGAAATCCCTTTGGAAGGATTTGGCTACTTTGGAGGGAAAAACAAATTTTTTGTATCGGCAGGGTTCTACATGGAGTTTTTAATGAGTGTAAGTCTGGATGCTGAACCAAACGGTGATAACATACCTGCATCCGATTTTTATACGTACGATGAAAGCAGAGATAACGAAATAGGGTATGGAGCCAGGCTTGGTGGTGGTGTCTTCAGAGACTTATCGATTGGCACCTTCCAGCTGGAAGGCTTTTTTAGTTATACTTTCAGTAACTTTATTGATGCAGGAGACTTGACAACAGAGACACCTGATATATCAAACCATTGGGTTGTAGGAGCTACGGTTGGGTACATGATTAACCTTGGTAAGAAGGATTAA